One window from the genome of Oryza glaberrima chromosome 3, OglaRS2, whole genome shotgun sequence encodes:
- the LOC127766741 gene encoding probable lysine-specific demethylase SE14 isoform X2, with protein MPPQPPPAASASASAPDPAVPAWLRGLPRAPEYRPTESEFADPIAFLSRVEREAAAYGICKVIPPHPRPSRRFVFAHLNRSLVSSCDAPAPSPAAASDSSIPPSSSSSPPPASAAVFTTRHQELGNPRRGRPTPQVLKQVWQSGERYTLDQFESKSRAFSKTHLAGLHEPTALAVESLFWKASADRPIYIEYANDVPGSGFAAPVQLQRKKKQKRETAPMDEWEKSSGWRLSNSPWNLQAIARAPGSLTRFMPDDVPGVTSPMVYIGMLFSWFAWHVEDHDLHSLNFLHTGAPKTWYAVPGDRAVELEEVIRVHGYGGNTDRIASLAVLGEKTTLMSPEVLIDNGVPCCRLVQYPGFNCGEAANFATPQWLKFAKEAAVRRAVMNYLPMLSHQQLLYLLAVSFISRNPRELLSGIRTSRLRDRKKEDRELLVKQEFLQDMISENELICSFLGKKSVDNVVLWEPDLLPSLTALHPCSSCSKAPEKKGEDGPRIGSTQSSSKDDSSSDGTACMTGTQSKGLSMDSKQAPEGEKLDTDDGDDLPFDLSIDSGSLTCVACGILGYPFMAILQPSRKALEEISLVDKERYKLSCEKEICSNVLPCSPNDGSSGCPLIANRSSSPVENANLSHQDVKPIRSDISLMGKEFNGTLGKHIGTSCSCSSENTIHPYGDTETPEKKIPSDCPGSELSKQSGRGDVNVPDVEGSEETISWNTGCAFARPRIFCLQHALEIEELLASKGGVHALIICHADYVKLKALAISIAEEIEFQFDYKDVALANASKSNLHLINISIDDEGYEEEGTDWTSRMGLNLKHSSKIRKETSESQEQPPLSFWGLFSKPSPISVVSNLKWLCRKARTPYKVIGYASSPDVVATPDKVKPAVTKTQIDTSGNAHENIGSEQTLQQDCVLQESNDVADMCKRRKVNDQDGHSLINIPIAVAEYPMMHQVCERPVSVSACDDPICSFDSQDSPTTVAVSAGKPTREQCGAESTELSTVQQFLDNGLIAEGGSMNFISNHEHLESDNATSVCKDEQLQVQQDQLAMVLCNNPNTELVAGELHGGAASSTLENEDSCGNTSYCSDTVLKNSKPDTDDQPETCDRSVVLVTPKSSCDQMISSSDRSCSLTLDCPVSTDAAFSSEKLSMAHDLMGSELQAVHNSKAEVAASLTDVKGAKLNSIHTAQLPHESPSSDFIISEGAQSASATAIPRKNGTSMHTESNSIDILLGVLADESKVSSGKDEVGKASLTLMTLAGNDQSADDVTQDEVAEITDPSHGFCASDIVSRSIGSSNRTNIICYARRKHKRKSGSEFNINSPQSLGSFVRSPCESLRPRTRPAIVEDMTNETKTAEASTANKRKKAKVEAFQCDIEFCDMTFETKAELRAHQRNICTDESCGKRFSSHKYLKRHQCVHRDERPFKCPWDGCPMTFKWLWAQTEHIRVHTGERPYKCSAPDCGQSFRYVSDYSRHRKKFNHY; from the exons ATGCCGCCCcagcctccgccggcggcgtcggcgtcggccagTGCCCCGGATCCCGCCGTCCCGGCTTGGCTCAGGGGGCTCCCCCGCGCGCCCGAGTACCGCCCGACGGAGTCCGAGTTCGCCGACCCCATCGCCTTCCTCTCCCGCGTGGagcgcgaggccgccgcctaCGGCATCTGCAAGGTCATCCCGCCCCACCCGCGCCCTTCCCGCCGCTTCGTCTTCGCCCACCTCAACCGCTCCCTCGTCTCCTCCTGCGACGCCCCCGcgccctctcccgccgccgcctccgactcGTCCAttcctccatcctcctcctcctcgcctccgccggcctccgccgcggtGTTCACGACACGGCACCAGGAGCTCGGCAACCCGCGGCGTGGACGCCCGACGCCGCAGGTGCTGAAGCAGGTGTGGCAGAGTGGGGAGCGGTACACGCTCGACCAGTTTGAGTCCAAGTCCCGCGCCTTCTCAAAGACGCACCTCGCTGGACTCCACGAACCGACTGCGCTCGCGGTGGAATCACTCTTCTGGAAGGCGTCGGCGGACCGTCCTATCTATATTGAGTACGCCAATGATGTCCCTGGCTCTGGGTTTGCTGCACCCGTGCAGTTGCAACGCAAGAAGAAGCAGAAAAGAGAGACTGCCCCGATGGACGAATGGGAGAAGAGTTCAGGCTGGAGGCTGTCAAATAGCCCATGGAACCTGCAAGCAATTGCGCGGGCTCCTGGTTCGCTCACACGGTTTATGCCTGACGATGTTCCTGGGGTGACTTCTCCAATGGTTTACATTGGCATGCTGTTCAGCTGGTTTGCGTGGCATGTGGAGGATCATGATCTGCATAGTCTCAACTTCCTCCACACTGGCGCACCTAAGACGTGGTATGCGGTTCCTGGTGATAGGGCTGTTGAGCTTGAGGAAGTTATCCGTGTACATGGCTATGGAGGCAACACTGATCGGATCG CGTCACTAGCAGTGCTTGGTGAGAAAACAACACTAATGTCCCCAGAGGTCCTTATAGACAATGGTGTGCCCTGCTGTAG ATTGGTGCAATATCCTG GATTCAATTGTGGAGAAGCTGCCAATTTTGCGACTCCCCAATGGTTGAAGTTTGCTAAAGAGGCTGCAGTTCGAAGGGCTGTGATGAATTATCTTCCAATGCTCTCCCATCAACAACTATTGTACTTGCTAGCAGTTTCATTTATatccag gaACCCTAGAGAACTACTGTCTGGAATCCGAACTTCTCGTCTAAGAGATCGTAAAAAAGAAGACCGAGAACTGTTGGTCAAACAGGAATTCTTGCAGGATATGATTAGTGAAAATGAACTTATATGTTCATTTCTTGGAAAAAAATCGGTTGATAATGTTGTTCTATGGGAGCCTGACTTGCTGCCATCGCTTACCGCTCTACACCCCTGCTCGTCTTGCTCAAAAGCTCCTGAAAAGAAGGGTGAAGATGGTCCCAGAATTGGATCTACCCAATCCAGCTCAAAAGATGACAGCTCATCTGATGGTACTGCATGTATGACTGGGACACAATCTAAAGGCTTGTCTATGGATAGCAAACAAGCTCCTGAGGGAGAAAAGCTTGATACCGATGACGGAGATGACCTGCCTTTTGATTTGAGCATTGATTCTGGTTCATTGACATGTGTTGCATGTGGGATTCTTGGCTATCCATTTATGGCGATTTTGCAACCTTCCAGAAAAGCACTGGAAGAAATTTCCCTTGTTGATAAGGAAAGATATAAACTGAGTTGTGAAAAAGAGATTTGTTCAAATGTGCTTCCGTGCTCTCCTAATGATGGTAGCTCCG GATGCCCACTCATCGCCAATAGATCGTCCAGCCCTGTGGAAAATGCTAACCTCAGTCATCAGGATGTGAAGCCAATTAGAAGTGACATTTCTTTGATGGGAAAGGAGTTTAATGGAACCCTAGGGAAACATATTGGCACTTCCTGTTCTTGTAGCAGTGAAAATACCATTCATCCTTACGGTGACACAGAAACCCCTGAGAAGAAAATACCAAGTGATTGCCCTGGCTCAGAGTTGAGTAAACAATCAGGCAGAGGTGATGTTAATGTACCAGATGTCGAAGGTAGTGAGGAAACTATCAGCTGGAATACAGGCTGTGCATTTGCACGGCCTCGGATCTTTTGCTTACAACATGCCCTTGAGATTGAGGAGTTGCTTGCGAGCAAAGGTGGAGTTCATGCCCTCATCATATGCCATGCAG ATTATGTCAAACTAAAAGCACTTGCAATATCAATAGCTGAGGAAATTGAGTTTCAGTTTGACTATAAAGATGTTGCACTAGCAAATGCGTCCAAGTCTAATTTGCATCTAATTAATATTTCAATTGATGATGAGGGATATGAGGAAGAGGGAACAGATTGGACATCACGGATGGGTCTAAACCTCAAACATAGTTCCAAGATTAGGAAAGAAACATCAGAGAGTCAAGAACAGCCTCCTTTATCATTTTGGGGATTATTTTCCAAGCCATCACctatttcagttgtttcaaactTGAAATGGCTCTGCAGGAAAGCACGGACTCCATATAAGGTCATTGGTTATGCTTCCAGCCCTGATGTTGTGGCAACTCCAGACAAAGTTAAGCCCGCAGTTACAAAAACTCAGATAGACACTTCTGGAAATGCTCATGAAAACATTGGAAGTGAACAAACTCTGCAACAAGATTGTGTCCTGCAAGAATCCAATGATGTAGCTGATATGTGCAAGCGTCGCAAGGTGAATGATCAGGATGGACATTCTCTTATTAATATTCCAATTGCTGTTGCTGAATATCCTATGATGCATCAAGTTTGTGAGCGTCCAGTAAGTGTGAGTGCATGTGATGACCCTATCTGTTCATTTGATTCCCAGGATTCACCCACAACTGTTGCAGTGTCAGCTGGCAAACCTACCAGAGAACAATGTGGTGCTGAATCAACTGAGTTGAGTACTGTTCAACAGTTCCTGGACAATGGGCTTATCGCTGAGGGAGGCAGCATGAACTTCATAAGTAATCATGAGCACTTAGAATCTGACAATGCAACTTCAGTGTGCAAAGATGAACAATTGCAAGTTCAACAAGATCAGTTGGCCATGGTACTTTGTAATAATCCCAACACAGAATTGGTTGCAGGAGAATTACATGGGGGGGCAGCATCATCAACCCTTGAAAATGAGGATAGCTGTGGTAATACGTCTTACTGTTCTGACACTGTATTAAAGAACAGCAAACCTGATACGGATGATCAACCTGAAACATGTGATCGTAGTGTTGTTCTTGTAACACCAAAGTCGAGCTGTGACCAGATGATTTCTAGCAGTGACAGAAGTTGCAGTCTGACCTTGGACTGCCCTGTCTCCACTGATGCTGCCTTTTCAAGTGAAAAGCTGTCTATGGCTCATGATTTGATGGGCAGTGAGTTGCAGGCAGTCCATAATTCAAAGGCTGAGGTTGCGGCCAGTTTGACTGATGTCAAGGGTGCTAAGCTCAATAGCATTCATACCGCACAATTACCTCATGAATCTCCAAGCAGTGATTTCATCATTTCAGAAGGTGCGCAATCTGCTTCAGCAACTGCAATTCCCAGAAAAAATGGAACATCCATGCACACAGAGTCAAATTCAATTGATATTTTACTTGGAGTTCTAGCCGATGAATCTAAGGTCTCTTCTGGAAAGGATGAGGTTGGCAAAGCTTCCTTGACATTGATGACACTGGCTGGCAATGACCAATCTGCAGATGATGTAACTCAGGATGAAGTTGCAGAGATCACTGATCCGTCACATGGCTTCTGCGCATCAGACATAGTGTCTAGAAGCATTGGAAGTTCAAACAGAACAAATATCATATGTTATGCCAGACGCAAACACAAAAGAAAGAGCGGATCTGAGTTCAATATTAATAGTCCCCAAAGCTTGGGGAGCTTTGTCCGCTCTCCATGTGAAAGCTTGAGACCAAGGACTAGACCTGCGATTGTTGAAGACATGACAAACGAAACAAAAACTGCAGAAGCTTCAACTGCAAATAAGAGGAAGAAGGCAAAGGTGGAAGCATTTCAGTGTGACATAGAATTTTGTGACATGACATTTGAGACTAAAGCTGAACTTCGTGCTCACCAACGCAATATCTGCACCGACGAGTCTTGTGGCAAGCGCTTCAGCTCTCACAAATACCTGAAGCGTCATCAGTGCGTACACAGAGATGAGAGGCCATTCAAATGCCCCTGGGATGGTTGTCCAATGACTTTCAAGTGGTTGTGGGCGCAAACTGAGCATATCAGAGTCCATACAGGCGAGCGACCGTACAAGTGCTCGGCTCCTGACTGTGGCCAGAGTTTCAGATATGTCTCAGATTATAGTCGCCATAGAAAGAAGTTTAATCATTATTGA